From the Theobroma cacao cultivar B97-61/B2 chromosome 2, Criollo_cocoa_genome_V2, whole genome shotgun sequence genome, one window contains:
- the LOC18608481 gene encoding E3 ubiquitin ligase BIG BROTHER-related isoform X2, with product MSSEPKEQEPNPNGNDNDNLNNESEHVEREEEEEEEEEDTRQSSTRTPFTNLSQVDADLALARTLQEQERAYMMLRMNNDGSDYGSWEAGSYLHDDDDDFGDPHDHDDTDGDEEEDEEEYDGTAADDDVDAFDVHAHAENGEEDYNPNVEFNPAVFSSDEAYARALQDAEEREMAARLLALAGLNDRGIVTLEDHGGNSQDTWEEVDPDELSYEELLALGEVVGTESRGLSADSIASLPSVTYKAGSSQTGSNDSCVICRVDYEDGDSLTVLSCKHSYHPECINNWLKINKVCPVCSAEVSTSG from the exons ATGTCGAGCGAAccgaaagaacaagaaccaaACCCTAACGGTAACGATAATGATAATTTGAACAATGAAAGTGAACATgtagaaagagaagaagaagaagaagaagaagaagaggataCACGTCAGTCATCGACCAGAACTCCTTTCACTAATCTCAGTCAGGTCGATGCTGACCTGGCTCTTGCTCGAACCCTACAAGaacag GAAAGGGCATATATGATGCTCAGGATGAACAATGATGGGAGTGATTATGGAAGTTGGGAGGCTGGAAGCTATTTACATGATGACGATGATGATTTCGGGGATCCCCATGATCATGATGATACTGATGGGGATGAGGAAGAGGATGAGGAGGAATATGATGGCACTGCtgctgatgatgatgtggATGCGTTTGATGTGCATGCTCATGCTGAGAATGGGGAGGAGGATTACAACCCTAATGTTGAATTCAACCCGGCTGTTTTTTCAAGTGATGAGGCGTATGCTAGAGCGCTTCAGGATgctgaagaaagagaaatggctGCTAGATTGTTGGCCTTAGCTGGGTTAAATGATA GAGGAATTGTTACCTTAGAGGATCATGGTGGTAACTCTCAG GATACATGGGAGGAAGTTGATCCTGATGAGCTTTCATATGAG GAACTCCTTGCACTTGGTGAAGTAGTTGGAACTGAGAGCAGAGGGCTTTCGGCTGATTCAATTGCCTCCTTGCCTTCAGTAACATACAAGGCAGGAAGCAGTCAGACTGGAAGCAATGATTC GTGTGTCATATGCCGTGTAGACTATGAGGATGGTGACTCCTTGACAGTGCTTTCTTGCAAGCATTCATATCATCCTGAGTGCATAAATAATTGGTTGAAAATAAACAAG GTCTGTCCTGTTTGTAGTGCTGAGGTCTCTACCTCGGGATAG
- the LOC18608481 gene encoding E3 ubiquitin ligase BIG BROTHER-related isoform X1, producing the protein MSSEPKEQEPNPNGNDNDNLNNESEHVEREEEEEEEEEDTRQSSTRTPFTNLSQVDADLALARTLQEQERAYMMLRMNNDGSDYGSWEAGSYLHDDDDDFGDPHDHDDTDGDEEEDEEEYDGTAADDDVDAFDVHAHAENGEEDYNPNVEFNPAVFSSDEAYARALQDAEEREMAARLLALAGLNDRGIVTLEDHGGNSQDTWEEVDPDELSYEVSWAVDSTALTLCLSILSKHASIIQELLALGEVVGTESRGLSADSIASLPSVTYKAGSSQTGSNDSCVICRVDYEDGDSLTVLSCKHSYHPECINNWLKINKVCPVCSAEVSTSG; encoded by the exons ATGTCGAGCGAAccgaaagaacaagaaccaaACCCTAACGGTAACGATAATGATAATTTGAACAATGAAAGTGAACATgtagaaagagaagaagaagaagaagaagaagaagaggataCACGTCAGTCATCGACCAGAACTCCTTTCACTAATCTCAGTCAGGTCGATGCTGACCTGGCTCTTGCTCGAACCCTACAAGaacag GAAAGGGCATATATGATGCTCAGGATGAACAATGATGGGAGTGATTATGGAAGTTGGGAGGCTGGAAGCTATTTACATGATGACGATGATGATTTCGGGGATCCCCATGATCATGATGATACTGATGGGGATGAGGAAGAGGATGAGGAGGAATATGATGGCACTGCtgctgatgatgatgtggATGCGTTTGATGTGCATGCTCATGCTGAGAATGGGGAGGAGGATTACAACCCTAATGTTGAATTCAACCCGGCTGTTTTTTCAAGTGATGAGGCGTATGCTAGAGCGCTTCAGGATgctgaagaaagagaaatggctGCTAGATTGTTGGCCTTAGCTGGGTTAAATGATA GAGGAATTGTTACCTTAGAGGATCATGGTGGTAACTCTCAG GATACATGGGAGGAAGTTGATCCTGATGAGCTTTCATATGAGGTAAGCTGGGCTGTAGATTCTACTGCTTTAACTCTTTGCTTAAGCATTCTTAGTAAACATGCTTCTATCATTCAGGAACTCCTTGCACTTGGTGAAGTAGTTGGAACTGAGAGCAGAGGGCTTTCGGCTGATTCAATTGCCTCCTTGCCTTCAGTAACATACAAGGCAGGAAGCAGTCAGACTGGAAGCAATGATTC GTGTGTCATATGCCGTGTAGACTATGAGGATGGTGACTCCTTGACAGTGCTTTCTTGCAAGCATTCATATCATCCTGAGTGCATAAATAATTGGTTGAAAATAAACAAG GTCTGTCCTGTTTGTAGTGCTGAGGTCTCTACCTCGGGATAG
- the LOC108660629 gene encoding LOW QUALITY PROTEIN: uncharacterized protein LOC108660629 (The sequence of the model RefSeq protein was modified relative to this genomic sequence to represent the inferred CDS: inserted 1 base in 1 codon; deleted 2 bases in 1 codon; substituted 2 bases at 2 genomic stop codons), whose translation MFFFIFLSINSNKNYQFTIAMADKILEDNARDDHTKLLHVNRMALVXSLARTSTLVYCCLQSVASRKETLSWFDNNTRCLQRMQLGLASSDGQDYNYGEVMAEKLVQELLWFTYKLKIYGDVNDALLQRSLASSLPFLSLSASPRIQGCIFKIIGHAPLQVKFRLRVLWIQLFCHASNGLAYPVLXKAQKEKAMDEVISSLAARDQEVIVTDRLQDYAVSIISDWPNLXLCRDRWCQSTSKLVT comes from the exons ATgttcttcttcatctttttgAGTATAAATTCTAAcaaaaactaccaatttaccATTGCAATGGCTGACAAGATCTTGGAAGATAACGCGAGGGATGACCACACCAAGCTTCTCCATGTCAATAGAATGGCTCTAGTTTGATCCTTGGCACGTACATCCACCCTTGTATACTGTTGCCTACAAAGCGTGGCATCAAGAAAGGAAA CATTGTCTTGGTTTGACAATAACACAAGGTGTTTGCAAAGGATGCAATTGGGATTAGCTAGCAGCGATGGACAAGATTACAACTATGGAGAGGTGATGGCTGAGAAGTTGGTACAAGAGTTATTATGGTTTACGTATAAACTCAAGATTTATGGGGATGTCAACGACGCTTTGTTGCAACGGAGTTTGGCTTCTAGtttgcct tttttatcCCTTTCAGCGAGTCCCAGAATTCAGGGTTGCATTTTTAAGATCATAGGTCATGCTCCTCTCCAAG TAAAGTTCCGGTTGCGGGTGCTTTGGATTCAATTGTTTTGCCATGCTAGCAATGGGCTTGCCTATCCTGTCT AGAAGGCacaaaaagagaaagcaaTGGACGAAGTAATCTCCAGTTTGGCTGCAAGGGATCAAGAAGTTATCGTCACCGATCGACTTCAAGACTATGCTGTATCTATTATCTCAGATTGGCCAAATCTCTGATTATGTCGTGATCGCTGGTGCCAATCTACTAGCAAACTAGTTACATAA